A region of Helicobacter sp. 12S02232-10 DNA encodes the following proteins:
- a CDS encoding ParB/RepB/Spo0J family partition protein: protein MAKKNLALGRGLGAILSEVTQAYENNLSDNSELVVELDVDIIKPNPYQPRKHFVKDSVSELSQSIVEHGLLQPVLVYEGDDNDYVLIAGERRLRASKLAGLKTIRAIVVNVDTAKLREIALIENIQREDLNPIDLANSYKELIEDYKITHDELAKKIKKSRTQITNTLRLLNLSPKVQESLTEEKITQGHAKILITLNNSEQEIVLDSILGQKLSVRDTEFLVKKLKRPAQIEKKNFLKSGKTPVFNQRIVELKDILKNYLISSSFKDDQLVLYISDESKIDMLIKKLSSH, encoded by the coding sequence TTGGCAAAAAAAAATTTGGCTTTAGGGAGAGGTTTGGGGGCAATATTGAGTGAAGTCACTCAAGCCTATGAAAACAATTTATCTGATAACTCTGAGTTGGTAGTTGAACTTGATGTTGATATTATCAAACCAAATCCTTATCAACCTCGAAAACATTTTGTAAAAGATTCGGTAAGCGAACTTTCTCAATCTATAGTCGAGCACGGTTTATTGCAACCTGTTCTTGTTTATGAGGGCGATGATAATGATTATGTGCTTATAGCCGGCGAAAGAAGACTTCGCGCATCTAAGCTTGCAGGGTTAAAGACAATCAGAGCCATTGTTGTGAATGTTGATACAGCCAAATTAAGAGAAATTGCTTTGATTGAAAATATTCAAAGAGAGGACTTAAATCCGATTGATTTAGCAAATTCCTACAAGGAATTGATTGAAGATTATAAAATCACTCACGATGAATTAGCAAAGAAAATAAAGAAATCAAGAACACAAATTACAAATACTTTGAGATTGCTAAATCTTTCTCCAAAGGTTCAAGAATCACTTACGGAAGAGAAAATCACTCAGGGACACGCCAAAATTCTTATCACTTTAAACAACTCTGAACAAGAGATTGTGCTAGATTCGATTTTGGGACAAAAGCTTTCTGTCAGAGATACTGAATTTCTAGTCAAAAAACTCAAAAGACCTGCTCAAATTGAGAAAAAAAATTTTTTAAAGTCGGGAAAAACACCTGTCTTTAATCAAAGGATAGTAGAATTAAAAGATATATTGAAGAATTATTTAATTTCAAGTTCCTTTAAAGATGATCAATTGGTTCTTTATATATCTGATGAATCAAAAATTGATATGCTGATCAAAAAATTATCATCACATTAG
- a CDS encoding AAA family ATPase encodes MCEIIAVANQKGGVGKTTTAVNLAASLALAEKNVLLIDFDPQSNATTSLGFRRNDIEFDIYHVLMGSKKLSQIIQKTEMPFMHLVPSNIGLVGIEKEFYNKKGAGRELILKKKIQEVLDLYDFIIIDSPPALGPLTINALSAADSVIIPIQCEFFALEGLAQLLSTIKILRDSINPKLEIRGFLPTMYSSQNNLSKQVFADLSQHFDTKLFKDKNNNSYIIVPRSVKLAESPSFGKPVLLYDVKSNGSVAYQTLAQTILQGV; translated from the coding sequence ATGTGTGAAATTATAGCGGTTGCAAATCAAAAAGGCGGAGTTGGGAAAACAACTACAGCAGTGAATTTGGCAGCTTCTTTAGCACTTGCAGAAAAAAATGTGTTGCTGATAGATTTTGATCCTCAGTCAAATGCTACGACAAGCTTGGGTTTTAGAAGAAATGATATTGAGTTTGATATTTATCATGTTTTAATGGGCAGTAAAAAACTTTCCCAAATCATTCAAAAAACCGAAATGCCTTTTATGCATTTAGTTCCTTCTAACATCGGTTTAGTGGGTATTGAAAAAGAGTTTTATAATAAAAAAGGTGCAGGCAGAGAATTGATTCTTAAGAAGAAAATTCAAGAAGTTCTTGATCTGTATGATTTTATCATTATTGATTCTCCGCCTGCTTTGGGACCTTTGACAATTAATGCATTATCTGCTGCTGATTCTGTGATTATTCCGATTCAATGTGAATTTTTTGCATTGGAAGGATTGGCACAACTTTTAAGTACCATAAAAATTCTTCGGGATTCTATTAATCCCAAATTAGAAATCAGGGGATTTTTGCCTACAATGTATTCTTCCCAGAATAATCTTTCTAAGCAAGTTTTTGCAGATTTGTCTCAACATTTTGATACGAAGCTTTTTAAAGATAAAAACAATAATTCTTATATTATTGTTCCTCGTAGCGTTAAGCTTGCTGAATCACCAAGTTTTGGAAAACCCGTTTTGCTTTATGATGTGAAGTCAAACGGCAGCGTTGCATACCAAACGTTAGCCCAAACAATATTGCAAGGAGTATGA
- a CDS encoding biotin--[acetyl-CoA-carboxylase] ligase, translated as MMRIEYFEELASTQTYLLEKIKTAELESPICIVANKQSAGIGSRGNRWEQVEETLSFSFSFKLFDLPKDLPIQSSCIFFGFIFKEVLVEMKFNVWLKWPNDLYIGESKVGGIMANVYKNDIVCGIGLNIYGEKFGSLGGKVSKKEILENFFEKIKNTPEWKQIFSKYELEFYKNFNFSFHYNENVLSLNGAQLLLDGGICLNGKKIYNFR; from the coding sequence ATGATGCGTATTGAATATTTTGAAGAATTGGCTTCAACGCAAACCTATCTTTTAGAAAAAATTAAAACTGCCGAGCTTGAGTCTCCCATATGCATTGTGGCAAACAAGCAGAGTGCAGGAATTGGGAGTAGGGGAAATCGCTGGGAGCAAGTTGAAGAAACATTGAGTTTTTCTTTTTCTTTTAAGCTTTTTGATTTGCCAAAAGATCTCCCTATTCAAAGTTCTTGTATATTTTTTGGATTTATTTTTAAAGAAGTCCTTGTTGAAATGAAATTCAATGTGTGGTTGAAATGGCCTAATGATCTTTATATTGGAGAGTCAAAGGTGGGAGGCATTATGGCAAATGTCTATAAAAATGACATTGTTTGCGGGATTGGCTTGAATATCTATGGGGAAAAATTCGGATCTTTGGGGGGTAAGGTTTCTAAAAAAGAGATTTTAGAGAATTTTTTTGAAAAAATCAAAAATACTCCTGAATGGAAGCAAATTTTTAGTAAATATGAGCTAGAATTTTATAAAAATTTTAATTTTTCATTTCATTATAATGAAAATGTTTTAAGTTTAAATGGAGCTCAATTGCTTTTGGATGGAGGAATTTGTTTAAATGGCAAAAAAATTTATAATTTTAGATGA